The genomic DNA ATTGGAACAATCTGGGGGTTATTCCAAATATTTTCAAAAAAATGGGGGTTAAAATAAAAAAAGAAAAAGATGACATTTTCATTCCATCTCAAAAATCCTATCGAATAAAAAAATTATTAAATAATGCAATATTAACAATCTCTGATGCACCATGGCCAGGATTAACACCTGATTTATTAAGTATACTAATTGTAGTTGCTACACAAGCAGATGGAAGTGTATTGATTCACCAAAAAATGTTTGAAAGTAGATTATTTTTTGTAGATAAATTAATTGAAATGGGAGCACAAATTATATTATGTGATCCTCATAGAGCAACTGTTATCGGATTAAATCATCAATCCTATTTAAAAGGATCTATACTAAATTCTCCTGATATCAGAGCCGGCATATCTCTTTTAATAGCAGCACTATCTGCTAAAGGAATTAGCATTATAAATAATATAGAACAAATAGATAGGGGATATGAAAAAATAGAAAAAAGATTACAAAATTTAGGGGCTGATATATCCAGGATAGAATAACAAAAAAAATATTAAATATTGAAAATAATTATGGAAAAATTTGAATATATAACTAAAAAAGGATTAAAAAAATTACAAAAAGAAATAGAAAGATTAGAAAATATAGAACGTCCAAAAATATCTCTTCAAATAGCAGAAGCTAGAGATAAAGGTGATTTATCAGAAAATGCTGAATATGATGCCATAAAAGAAGCACAAAGTATGTTAGAAATAAATATAGCTAAATTAAAAAAAAAATTATATAATACAAGAATTATAGATGGTGAAAAAATAAATAAAACTAGAGTATCTATTCTCTCTACGGTAAAAGTAAAAAATATTTCTTGTGAAAAAGAACAAATATACACCTTAGTTCCAGAAGGTGAAGCCGATTTAAAATCAGGAAAAATATCCATTAATACTCCTATATCTATAGGATTATTAGGTAAACAAGTAGGACAAATTGCACAAATTGAATTACCTAATAAAATGACAATTTATTATAAAATATTAGAAATTACTTTTAATGAAACATAATATTTTTCGTAAGATAATTGATAATGAAATTATTTCTTATAAAATAGCTGAAAATATTGATCATTTAGCTTTTTTAGATATATATCCATTAAAAATAGGACATACATTAGTTATTCCAAAAAATAATTATGAGAAAAAAATTTTTTCTATGTCAGAGAAAAATTTTATTTCTATAATGATTTTTTCTAGAAAAATAGCCATAGGAATAGAAAAATCAATACCTTGTAATCGTGTGGGGATGTTTATTATGGGTTTTGAAATTCCTCATATACATATCCATCTTATACCAATGGATAAAGAATCTGATGCCGATTTTTTTTCAGAAAGAATAAATTTATCTAAAGAAAAATTTAAATTGATATCTAATAAAATAAAAAATTCAGTTATACTATAATTTTTTTTTATAATTAAAATGAAATAAAATTTTCAATCCTTTTATCGTATGTAATTTATCGTTAATATGAATTTTTCTTGTTAAAGGAGCGTATATATGCGATAAACCTCCAGTTGCAATAACAAAACATTTTATTCCTATTTCTTGATTAACTTTATCAATTAATCCTTCTATCATGCTTAAGTATCCATATATAATTCCACTTTGAATACATAATTCGGTATAATTACCCAGTACAGTAAGTGGTTTTTTTAATTTGATCTTAGGTAATTGAGATGTGTTACCTACTAAAGATATTAATGAACTATTAATTCCAGGAGCAATAATTATACCTTTAATTACTCCATTTTTATCAATACAAGTTAAACTTAAAGCAGTACCAAAATCAATTATTAAGGTAGTAGTACGTTTATATATTTCGTTTGATGCCACTGCATTAGCATATAAATCTGTTCCTAATTGATGAGAGTAATGTTTAACAGATGAGGTAGAATATCTATTAACTATGAAGGGATCAATTTTATATATCTTTTTTAAAGATTGTATAATTATTCTTGTTAAAGAAGGTACTACAGATCCAATTACAATGTATTTTATTTTTTTTAATAAAATATTATTTTTTTTATATATATTCATGAATAATAAAGTATATTCATCTAATGATCTATGATAACTAGAACTAATAATCCATGAGTAATTACATTTTAAATTATTAAATTTTTTTTTAAATAAACCAAAACGAATATTTGAATTTCCAATATTTACGGTTAATAACATTTTTTAATAAAAATAGGTTGTTATTATAATATTTAATTTTTTAAAAGTATAATAATATGAATAATCCGATTTATATAAAAGATAATTATAAATTTTTTAGTTCAAAAAATTCTAAAAATTTTACAATTGTAATGATTCATGGATTCATGGGGAGCTCAAAAATATGGGAACCTATATATAATGTCCTTTATAAAAAATTTAGGATCATTTTAATAGATGTACCTGGTCATGGATATAGTACATTTTTTAAAAAAAATATATTAACGATGGAATATATTGCTGATTTAATTATAAAATATGTACTAAAAAAAAATAATATAGAAAATGCTATTTTTTTTGGTCATTCTATGGGAGGTTATATTTCTTTAGCTATCGCAGAAAAAGTACCTAAATTATTTTTAGGATTATGTTTACTTCATTCTACTACGAAATCTGATACTATTGAAAAACAAAAAATTCGTATTAATTCAATTAAACTTATAAAAAATAATTATAATAATTTTGTAATAAAAACTATTAAAAAATGGTTTAATCCCAATAAAATTTATTTATTAAAAAATGAGATTAATTTTACTAAAAAAATAGCTTTATTAAATTATAATCAAGGAATTATATCTACTTTGATGGGAATAGCATTTAGAAAAGAAAGAAGTTTTCTTTTAAAGAAATATTCATTTCCTAAATTATATATAATGGGGAAATATGATTTAATTTTAAATAAAAAAGAAATATATGAAGAAGTTAGTAAAGGAATTAATACCAATATTATAGAAATACCTACTGGACATATGGGGCATGTAGAATCCCCCAAAAGAGTTATAAGTATACTAGAAAAATTTATATATTCAGTATAAATCTATGATATATAATAAAAAATATATTAGAAAAATTTATTTGTTTAATAGAATAAATCATTTTTCAAAAAATGATATTTATAATATGAGTTATGAAATTTTTTATAGATTAAAAAAAATTTCTATTTGGGAAAAAAATATTTTCCATATTTTTTTATCTATAGAAAAATTAAATGAAGTCAATACATTTATGATTGTTCATCATCTTTTAAAAAAAAGAAAAATTATTACTATTCCTCATACAAATTTTAAAAATTTTTATATTAATAATTGTATTCTTGAAAAGAATACAATTTTAATAAAAAATAAATATGGAATATTAGAACCATATTATAAAAAATTAATGAATCCTATATTTATTGATGTTATATTTTTACCATTAATAATTTTTGATCATAAAGGTTATAGGGTAGGTTACGGAAAAGGTTTTTATGATAAATTTATTTTTTTATGTAAAAAAAATATTATTAAAATAGGATTAAGTTTTTTTAATCCTATAGAAATAATATATGATATAAATGATAATGATTTAAATTTAGATTTAGGAATAACTCCTTATAATACATTTTTTTTTAATAAAAAATTAATTAAAAAAAAATTTAAAAATATCCCAAACTAAAACAATGATCATTAAAAAACTAATTATTAAAAATCCAATATTGGTGACACGTTTTAATATTATTTCACTATATTTTTTACCTATAATCATTTCTAGTAAAATAAAAACTATATAACCACCATCTAATGATGGAATTGGAAGAAAATTTATAAATGCTAACCAAATAGATAAAGTTGCAGTTATATTCCAAAATATATACCAATTCCATGTATTTGGAAATTCCTTAGCTATAGAAAAAAAACTTCCTATTTGTTTATAAGCTTTAGTATTTAAATCAAAAATATTTTTAAAAAATGATATTTGATTTTTTAATATAATCCATGATTTTATAAAACTATGTAAAAAACTATTAATTATAGAATAATTTTTTTTTTCGATAGAGAAAATTTTATGAATTCCTAAAAAATTTTTTAAATGAACTCCAATAATATTTTTATAATTAAATGGAATTGTTTTTTTAATAAAATTTCCATTTCGATTAATACCTATTACAATATTTTTACCTTTATTATTATCAATAATATTTCGTAATTGATCTCGAAACATAATGGGATAATAATTAATAGTTAGTATTTCATCATTTGAATATAATTTATATTTATCTGCATAAGATTTTTTTATAACTTTATCTATAATAGGAGGTACTCTAGGTTGTAAAAATAAACTTAATTTACTTTCGTTAAAGAAAAATTTTTTTTTATCATATAATAAAAGATTAATAACCTTTCCATTTCTATTTATAACTATTGTATCACCTAATAAAATTAATCTTGTAAGATTATTAAAATAATAACATGGTTCATTATTAATAGATAATATTTTATCTCCATTTTTTAATCCTATTTTATATCCTATATTATTTACTTCAATTCCATATGGAACATTTTTTATTGGTAAATTAGACTCTCCATATTTAAATGTTAATAATGAAAATATAATAATGGATAAAAAAATATTAAAAATTATTCCTCCTGAAATTATTAAAAATTTTTTTATTGGTGACTTAGATCTAAATTCCCATTTTTTAAGTGGAATTTCTTTTTCATCATTAACCATACCAGATATTTTTATATAACCACCTAACGGAATCCATCCTATTCCATAAATAGTTTTACCTATTTTTTTTTTTATAATAGAAAACCATGGATTAAAAAATAAAAAAAATTTTTCAACTCTAACTTTGAATAAAATAGAGAAAATAAAATGACCTAATTCATGAATGATAATTAGTATTGATATACTAAAAATTAATTGTATAAAACGTTCAAACATAGATAGTATTATCCATAAATTATTTTAGATAAATTTTTAAAATATTTTTTATTGCTAATTATTCTTTATTTTATATATGATATAACTGAAATATACAAAAAATTTTGAATTTATCTGATCTAAAAAAAGGAAAAAAAGGTATTATTAAAGGATATAAAAACGATAATTTTCCTATAAAATTATTAGAATTAGGAATTTTACCTGGAGTAGAATTTGAAATAGTTTTTGTGTCAATTTTTTGTGATCCACTATGTATTAGTTATAATCAATCTTGTTTAGCATTAAGAAAAAAAGAAGCAGAAAATATATTAATTGAACCTATATGATATGATTTAATTTATTTATATCATTAGATTATGAATAAAAATAAAGTTATTAAACTAGCTCTAGTAGGAAATCCTAATGTTGGAAAAACATCTTTATTCAATAAACTTACTGGTCTAAATCAAAAAATAGGAAATTATACAGGAGTAACAGTTGATAAAAAAATTGGTTTTTTCCATCATAAAGAAAATTACTATCAGATAATAGATTTACCTGGAACGTATAGTATTTATCCTTCATCTGAAGATGAAGAAATAATTATGAGATTACTATTAAATAAAAAAAGTACAGATTATCCAGATAAAATCATTGTTGTAGCTGATTCTTCTAACATAAAAAAAAGTTTGTTTTTATTAAGACAAATACAAGACTTAGGATTTCCAGTGTTATTTGTGTTAAATATGATAGATGAAGCAAAAAAAAATGGAATATTAATAAATATAAAAAAAATAAAAAAATTACTTTTTACAGATGTTGTTTCAGTTAATGCAAGAAAAGGACATGGATTAAATATTTTAAAATATAAATTAGAAAATCATCAAATAAATAAAAAAAAATTTTTTTTTAATCCAGAATCCTATTATTTTTCTGCTATAAAAGAAATAAAAAAAAATTTTTTAATTAATTCTTATCAATCTTGGTATTATTTATCGTCTAATAAAATTTTTAATTTTCAATCAAATTATAAAAATATTATAATAAAAAAAATTAAAAAAAAATATGGAATCATTTCTAGAAGATTACAAATAAAAGAAACTATAGTAAGATATGAAGAAATTAATAAAATTTATTCTAATACAATTTATCATATAAAAAAAAATAATTCAAATTTTTCTAGAAAAATTGATGATATTCTAATTATACATCCAATATTTGGATATATAACATTTTTTTTTATTTTATTTTTTATTTTTCAGTGTATATTTTTTTGGGCAGAACTTCCAAAAAATTACATAGAGTTTTTTTTTTCATTCTTTCAAAAAAAAATAGAAAATATTTATCATGGTCCATTAAGCAATTTTTTATCACAAGGAATAATACCTGGAATAATAACTGTTCTTACTTTTGTTCCACAGATTTCTATTCTTTTATTTTTTTTATTCCTTATGGAAGAAAGTGGTTATATAAATAGAGTAGTTTTTTTAATGGATAAAATTATGCGTCCTTTTGGATTAAATGGGAAAAGTATTGTTCCAATGATTTCTAGTATTGCATGTGCAATTCCTGCTATCATATCATCTAGACATATAGAAAATTATAGAGATCGTTTGATAACAATATTAATAACTCCTTTTATCGCTTGTTCTGCAAGATTACCTGTTTATATATTAATAATTTCTTTAATCATACCCAATAAAAAATGGTATATTTTTCAATTAAGAGGACTAATGTTGATGATGATGTATTTAATAGGAATTATATCAGCTTTTATTGTAGCTATGATTTTAAATAAAATTCTAAAAAAAAATTATAATAGCCATTTAATTATAGAAATTCCAACTTATAAAGTTCCTATATTAAAAAATATATTTATAAATATATGGATACATATTAAATCATTTATTTTTAATACAGGAAAAATAATATTATTAACAAATATAATAATTTGGGTATTAGGATCATACGGACCAAATAAAAAAAATATCTTTTCTATAAAAGAACAAAAACTTAATAAATCTTATCTTGGTTTATTAGGAAAAAAAATTGAACCTATTATTCATCCATTAGGATATGATTGGAAAATAGGAATTGGATTATTATCATCCTTTGTAGCAAGAGAAGTTTTTGTTAGCACTATGAACTCTCTATATAAAATAGAACATCAAAAAAAAGAAGATTTAAATGAGAAAATGAAAAAAGATCTTAATAAAGATACAAAAAAACCAATTTATAATTTTTCAACAGGTTTATCTCTATTATCTTTTTATACATTTTCTATGCAATGTACAAGTACTTTATTTATTATTAAAAAAGAAACTAAATCATGGATTTTCCCTACATTTCAATTTATTTTTATGACAATATTGTCATATATAACATCGTTTTTAATATATCAAACATTAAATATATGTGGGAACATATAATTATACTTATTATTTTTATAATTTCTATCTTAATTCTTTTAAAGAATGCATTATTAAATAATAAAAAAAAATTTGTTTGTAAAAAACAATGTATATGTAAAAAATAATTTTAATTATATTTTACTTGATACATGATTCTATAACATTGTGAAAAAAATCTGGTAAGGATAACCCTGCAGATTTTAATTGTTTAGGAAAAATACTTTCTTTTGAAAATCCAGGTATTGTATTAATTTCTAAAAAAAATGGGGTTTTATCTACAACAATATATTCTGCTCTAGACATACCAGATAAATTTAAAATTTCATATACTTTTTTAGCAATTTTTATAATATTATTTTCAATCTCAAATGATAATTTTGCTGGAGTTATTTCTTGAGATTTTCCAGAATATTTTGATTGAAAATCAAAAAAATCGTTTTGACTAATTATTTCTGTTATAGGTAAAACTTTAATTTCATTATTAAATGAATATACTCCAACTGATACTTCTTTCCCTTTTAAAAAAGATTCAATTATAATTTCTTTATCTAATCGAAAAGCTTTTTCTAATGCAGAATCTAACTCATTTTTTTTATTAATTTTACTTATTCCTAAACTAGATCCAGATTTACTAGGTTTTACAAAACAAGGAATTCCTATTTTATCTAAAATATTTTTTTTACAAAAATTCTGATTTTTATTTATAAAAAGATAATTAGGGACATTTATCCCAAAATCTTTTAAAAATGGTAAACAATATTTTTTATTAAATGTTATATTAGAATGATAAAAATCACAACCAGTATATGGAATTTTTAATAAATCAAAATAAGCTTGTAAAATTCCATCCTCACCAGGAGTACCATGTATAGCAATAAATACACAGTCAAAAATTAATTTGCAATTGTCTATGATTACAGAAAAATCATCTTTATTTATTGAATATTCATGATTTTCATCTATTTTTACTACCCATTTTTCTTTTGAAATATGAACTTCATATGGATCATATCTTTTTTTGCATAAATTTTTAAAAATGAATTTACCACTTTTTAATGAAATAGATGATTCACCTGAAAAACCTCCCATTACAATAGCTATTTTTTTCATTATTTACATGTTTTCAAAAAATATAATAATAAAATTAAAATTATTATTGGTATTTTATTAAGTATTTATAAATTTTCTATGGTGAAAATAAAATATTTATTTATTATAATAATCAATATACTATTTTCCATATTTTTAGTACATAAAATATCACAGATAACATTTAGGTGGATTGATTCTTACACTAAACATGGAATTTATGTAATTGTACCAAACCTACAGTATTTAACTCTTTCAAAATCTATATCTATAATAGAAAAATTAGGTTTAAAATATAATATAAAAAATATTTATAAAAATGAAATTAAGTCATTTAATAAACATAAAGTTATATATATATATCCTAAATATGGATCTTGTGTAAAAAAAGGGAGATGTATTTTTATATGGATCAATTATAATTCTAAAGAATTATTTAAACCTGTCTTACCAAATATTTTAAATAAAACAGAATCCACAGCTATAGATATTCTCAATAAAAATCATATTCTAATTAAAAAAATTAAATATCACAAAGTAAAAAATAATAATAGAAATAATATAGTATTAAAAGTTATTTACAAAAATCAAGTAATCAATCATGGATATTTATTCCCTTTTTATAAAAATTATATTACTTTAATAATAGGAAAAATAGATAATAATCTTACACCTATTCCTAATGTAATTGGAATGACTACAAATCATGCAATTCCTATTTTTATAGAAAAAAAATTAAAAAAAATTATTTATCATGTTGATAATAAAATATATACTATATTTATTAATAACGTATGGAATAATAATATTTTTAATAAATATAAAAATAAAAAAATTTATAAACAATATCATTATAATGAAATTATTCACATATGGATTAAATCAAAAAAAAATACGATTGATAAAAATGATATAGATCATAAAACTGAAAAAAATACGATTGATAAAAATGATATAGATCATAAAATTGAAAAAAATACGATTGATAAAAATGATATAGATCATAAAATTGAAAAAAATACGATTGATAAAAATGATATAGATAACAATATAATTCATAGAAAATTTTTAGGAAATACAAAGAACAAATCGCAAGGGAATACAAAGAATAAAACGCAAGGAAATACAAAAAACAAATCGCAAGGAAGTATAAAGAATCAATCACAAGGAAATACAAAGAATAAAACACAAGGAAATACAAAGAATAAAACGCAAGGAAATACAAAGAATAAAACGCAAGGGAATACAAAGAATAAAGCGCAAGGAAATACAAAGAATAAAACGCAAGGGAATACAAAGAATAAAGCGCAAGGAAATACAAAGAATAAAGCGCAAGGAAGTATAAAAAATCAATCACAAGGAAATACAAAGAATAAAACGCAAGGAAATACAAAGAATAAAACGCAAGGGAATACAAAGAATAAAGCGCAAGGAAGTATAAAAAATCAATCACAAGGAAATACAAAGAATAAAACGCAAGGGAATACAAAGAATAAAACGCAAGGAAATACAAAGAATAAAGCGCAAGGAAGTATAAAGAATCAATCACAAGGAAATACAAAGAATAAAGCGCAAAGAAGTATAAAGAATCAATCACAAGCACAAGGAAATACAAAGAACAAATCGCAAGGGATCATCAATAATAAAACGCAAGGAAATACAAAGAACAAATCGCAAGGAAATACAAAGAACAAATCGCAAGGAAATACAAAGAATAAAACGAAAGGAAGTATAAAGAACAAATCGCAAGGGAATATAAAGAATAAAACACAAGGAAATACAAAGAATAAAACACAAGGAAATACAAAGAATAAAACGCAAGGGAATATAAAGAATAAAACACAAGGAAATACAAAGAATAAAACGAAAGGAAGTATAAAGAATAAAGCGAAAGGGAGTACAAAAAAATCAAAACCATATAGTTTATGCTAAGGAAATAATAAAATATTAATATAAAAATGAATACCATTTTAATAGGAAAAAATCAAAAAAAAATTCGTATAGATCAATTTATAAAAAATAAAATTCATCACATTAGTAGAAATCAAATACAAAAATATATTAAAATGGGATACATTCTAGTTAATAAACGTATTATAAATAATAATTATATAATTCAACCATATGATCATATTAAAATTGATATACCATTAAAAACTCCAATAAAAAAATTAAATTTTATTTCAGAAAAAATTGATATAAATATTATACATGAAGATGATGATATTTTAATTATAAATAAACCATCTGGTATGGTAGTTCATCCAGGATATGGTAACGAATCTGGTACGTTAATTAACGGTATTAAATATTACTTAAATTCAAAATGTTCAAATTTATATAGATGTGGATTAGTACATAGGTTAGATAAAGATACTTCAGGTATATTGGTTGTAGCAAAAAATAATAAATCTCAAAAAAATTTAATAAAACAATTTTTTTATAGAAAAATTCACAGAGAATATATAGCTCTAGTATGGGGTAAAATTCCAAAAAAATGTGGTATAATTAATGGTTTTATTAAAAGAAATCCAAAAGATAGAAAAAAAATGATTAATAGTAATTTTGATAATTACGGTAAATACTCCATAACTTATTATAATGTTATAGAAAGATTTAATAAATATTTAACATATGTTTCCTGTAAATTAGGAACCGGTAGAACTCATCAAATAAGAGTACATTTTAAATATATAGGACATCCTATTTTTAATGATTCTGTTTATAATAAAAGAAAATTTTTTTTTAAAAAAATGTCTAAAAAATATAAAATTTTTTTCAAAAAATGTTTTAAAATTTTATCAAAACAAGCTTTACATGCAGTGTCCATATCATTAATTCATCCAAATAATGGAAAAAAATGTTATTTTTATTGTCCAATACCAAACGATCTAAAAAAAGTATTAAAATTCTGTAGAGATTTTTTCCATTATAATAATATTCCATGTAATATAAAATAAGATATAGAAAAATATATAATTAATCCAATTACGTCTACTAACGTAGCTACAAATGGTGCAGATGAACTAGCTGGGTCCCCCCCAAATTTTTTTATAATAAATGGTAACATAGAACCACTAAATGTACCCCAAGA from Blattabacterium cuenoti includes the following:
- a CDS encoding alpha/beta fold hydrolase, whose product is MNNPIYIKDNYKFFSSKNSKNFTIVMIHGFMGSSKIWEPIYNVLYKKFRIILIDVPGHGYSTFFKKNILTMEYIADLIIKYVLKKNNIENAIFFGHSMGGYISLAIAEKVPKLFLGLCLLHSTTKSDTIEKQKIRINSIKLIKNNYNNFVIKTIKKWFNPNKIYLLKNEINFTKKIALLNYNQGIISTLMGIAFRKERSFLLKKYSFPKLYIMGKYDLILNKKEIYEEVSKGINTNIIEIPTGHMGHVESPKRVISILEKFIYSV
- a CDS encoding D-alanine--D-alanine ligase; its protein translation is MKKIAIVMGGFSGESSISLKSGKFIFKNLCKKRYDPYEVHISKEKWVVKIDENHEYSINKDDFSVIIDNCKLIFDCVFIAIHGTPGEDGILQAYFDLLKIPYTGCDFYHSNITFNKKYCLPFLKDFGINVPNYLFINKNQNFCKKNILDKIGIPCFVKPSKSGSSLGISKINKKNELDSALEKAFRLDKEIIIESFLKGKEVSVGVYSFNNEIKVLPITEIISQNDFFDFQSKYSGKSQEITPAKLSFEIENNIIKIAKKVYEILNLSGMSRAEYIVVDKTPFFLEINTIPGFSKESIFPKQLKSAGLSLPDFFHNVIESCIK
- the greA gene encoding transcription elongation factor GreA; protein product: MEKFEYITKKGLKKLQKEIERLENIERPKISLQIAEARDKGDLSENAEYDAIKEAQSMLEINIAKLKKKLYNTRIIDGEKINKTRVSILSTVKVKNISCEKEQIYTLVPEGEADLKSGKISINTPISIGLLGKQVGQIAQIELPNKMTIYYKILEITFNET
- a CDS encoding RluA family pseudouridine synthase, which produces MNTILIGKNQKKIRIDQFIKNKIHHISRNQIQKYIKMGYILVNKRIINNNYIIQPYDHIKIDIPLKTPIKKLNFISEKIDINIIHEDDDILIINKPSGMVVHPGYGNESGTLINGIKYYLNSKCSNLYRCGLVHRLDKDTSGILVVAKNNKSQKNLIKQFFYRKIHREYIALVWGKIPKKCGIINGFIKRNPKDRKKMINSNFDNYGKYSITYYNVIERFNKYLTYVSCKLGTGRTHQIRVHFKYIGHPIFNDSVYNKRKFFFKKMSKKYKIFFKKCFKILSKQALHAVSISLIHPNNGKKCYFYCPIPNDLKKVLKFCRDFFHYNNIPCNIK
- a CDS encoding HIT family protein produces the protein MKHNIFRKIIDNEIISYKIAENIDHLAFLDIYPLKIGHTLVIPKNNYEKKIFSMSEKNFISIMIFSRKIAIGIEKSIPCNRVGMFIMGFEIPHIHIHLIPMDKESDADFFSERINLSKEKFKLISNKIKNSVIL
- a CDS encoding 5-formyltetrahydrofolate cyclo-ligase, producing MIYNKKYIRKIYLFNRINHFSKNDIYNMSYEIFYRLKKISIWEKNIFHIFLSIEKLNEVNTFMIVHHLLKKRKIITIPHTNFKNFYINNCILEKNTILIKNKYGILEPYYKKLMNPIFIDVIFLPLIIFDHKGYRVGYGKGFYDKFIFLCKKNIIKIGLSFFNPIEIIYDINDNDLNLDLGITPYNTFFFNKKLIKKKFKNIPN
- a CDS encoding PASTA domain-containing protein, encoding MVKIKYLFIIIINILFSIFLVHKISQITFRWIDSYTKHGIYVIVPNLQYLTLSKSISIIEKLGLKYNIKNIYKNEIKSFNKHKVIYIYPKYGSCVKKGRCIFIWINYNSKELFKPVLPNILNKTESTAIDILNKNHILIKKIKYHKVKNNNRNNIVLKVIYKNQVINHGYLFPFYKNYITLIIGKIDNNLTPIPNVIGMTTNHAIPIFIEKKLKKIIYHVDNKIYTIFINNVWNNNIFNKYKNKKIYKQYHYNEIIHIWIKSKKNTIDKNDIDHKTEKNTIDKNDIDHKIEKNTIDKNDIDHKIEKNTIDKNDIDNNIIHRKFLGNTKNKSQGNTKNKTQGNTKNKSQGSIKNQSQGNTKNKTQGNTKNKTQGNTKNKTQGNTKNKAQGNTKNKTQGNTKNKAQGNTKNKAQGSIKNQSQGNTKNKTQGNTKNKTQGNTKNKAQGSIKNQSQGNTKNKTQGNTKNKTQGNTKNKAQGSIKNQSQGNTKNKAQRSIKNQSQAQGNTKNKSQGIINNKTQGNTKNKSQGNTKNKSQGNTKNKTKGSIKNKSQGNIKNKTQGNTKNKTQGNTKNKTQGNIKNKTQGNTKNKTKGSIKNKAKGSTKKSKPYSLC
- a CDS encoding type III pantothenate kinase; the encoded protein is MLLTVNIGNSNIRFGLFKKKFNNLKCNYSWIISSSYHRSLDEYTLLFMNIYKKNNILLKKIKYIVIGSVVPSLTRIIIQSLKKIYKIDPFIVNRYSTSSVKHYSHQLGTDLYANAVASNEIYKRTTTLIIDFGTALSLTCIDKNGVIKGIIIAPGINSSLISLVGNTSQLPKIKLKKPLTVLGNYTELCIQSGIIYGYLSMIEGLIDKVNQEIGIKCFVIATGGLSHIYAPLTRKIHINDKLHTIKGLKILFHFNYKKKL
- the feoB gene encoding ferrous iron transport protein B; this translates as MNKNKVIKLALVGNPNVGKTSLFNKLTGLNQKIGNYTGVTVDKKIGFFHHKENYYQIIDLPGTYSIYPSSEDEEIIMRLLLNKKSTDYPDKIIVVADSSNIKKSLFLLRQIQDLGFPVLFVLNMIDEAKKNGILINIKKIKKLLFTDVVSVNARKGHGLNILKYKLENHQINKKKFFFNPESYYFSAIKEIKKNFLINSYQSWYYLSSNKIFNFQSNYKNIIIKKIKKKYGIISRRLQIKETIVRYEEINKIYSNTIYHIKKNNSNFSRKIDDILIIHPIFGYITFFFILFFIFQCIFFWAELPKNYIEFFFSFFQKKIENIYHGPLSNFLSQGIIPGIITVLTFVPQISILLFFLFLMEESGYINRVVFLMDKIMRPFGLNGKSIVPMISSIACAIPAIISSRHIENYRDRLITILITPFIACSARLPVYILIISLIIPNKKWYIFQLRGLMLMMMYLIGIISAFIVAMILNKILKKNYNSHLIIEIPTYKVPILKNIFINIWIHIKSFIFNTGKIILLTNIIIWVLGSYGPNKKNIFSIKEQKLNKSYLGLLGKKIEPIIHPLGYDWKIGIGLLSSFVAREVFVSTMNSLYKIEHQKKEDLNEKMKKDLNKDTKKPIYNFSTGLSLLSFYTFSMQCTSTLFIIKKETKSWIFPTFQFIFMTILSYITSFLIYQTLNICGNI
- the rseP gene encoding RIP metalloprotease RseP, which gives rise to MFERFIQLIFSISILIIIHELGHFIFSILFKVRVEKFFLFFNPWFSIIKKKIGKTIYGIGWIPLGGYIKISGMVNDEKEIPLKKWEFRSKSPIKKFLIISGGIIFNIFLSIIIFSLLTFKYGESNLPIKNVPYGIEVNNIGYKIGLKNGDKILSINNEPCYYFNNLTRLILLGDTIVINRNGKVINLLLYDKKKFFFNESKLSLFLQPRVPPIIDKVIKKSYADKYKLYSNDEILTINYYPIMFRDQLRNIIDNNKGKNIVIGINRNGNFIKKTIPFNYKNIIGVHLKNFLGIHKIFSIEKKNYSIINSFLHSFIKSWIILKNQISFFKNIFDLNTKAYKQIGSFFSIAKEFPNTWNWYIFWNITATLSIWLAFINFLPIPSLDGGYIVFILLEMIIGKKYSEIILKRVTNIGFLIISFLMIIVLVWDIFKFFFN
- a CDS encoding FeoA family protein, whose product is MNLSDLKKGKKGIIKGYKNDNFPIKLLELGILPGVEFEIVFVSIFCDPLCISYNQSCLALRKKEAENILIEPI